From the Thermovirga lienii DSM 17291 genome, one window contains:
- a CDS encoding LSU ribosomal protein L18P (PFAM: Ribosomal L18p/L5e family~TIGRFAM: ribosomal protein L18, bacterial type~COGs: COG0256 Ribosomal protein L18~InterPro IPR005484: IPR004389~KEGG: tna:CTN_1009 50S ribosomal protein L18~PFAM: ribosomal protein L18P/L5E~SPTR: 50S ribosomal protein L18;~TIGRFAM: ribosomal protein L18): MITKRSRNEMRLIRHRRLRRKISGTPERPRLAVFRSLNHIYAQMIDDTVGHTLVSASTLDKELRDKLASTKDTEAAKAVGELIAKRALEKGIKEAVFDRGGHKFHGRVKALAEAARNAGLKI, translated from the coding sequence GTGATTACAAAGCGATCTAGAAATGAAATGAGATTGATCAGGCATCGACGCCTTCGCCGTAAAATTTCGGGAACTCCTGAGCGTCCGCGTCTTGCAGTTTTCAGGAGCTTGAACCACATATATGCCCAGATGATTGATGATACCGTGGGTCACACTCTTGTTTCGGCTTCGACGCTGGATAAAGAGCTTCGTGATAAGCTTGCCAGCACCAAGGATACGGAAGCTGCCAAAGCCGTTGGCGAGCTGATTGCAAAGAGGGCTCTTGAAAAGGGTATCAAGGAAGCGGTGTTCGACCGTGGAGGTCACAAATTCCACGGCAGAGTGAAAGCGCTGGCCGAAGCAGCCCGAAATGCCGGCCTGAAGATCTAA
- a CDS encoding ribosomal protein L30 (PFAM: Ribosomal protein L30p/L7e~TIGRFAM: ribosomal protein L30, bacterial/organelle~COGs: COG1841 Ribosomal protein L30/L7E~InterPro IPR005996: IPR018038: IPR000517~KEGG: tai:Taci_1166 ribosomal protein L30~PFAM: ribosomal protein L30~SPTR: Ribosomal protein L30;~TIGRFAM: ribosomal protein L30), with product MAKIRVTLKKGLAGRPERQRATVRALGLRKLNHTVVHEDTPQVRGMVEAVSHLVEWEMTE from the coding sequence ATGGCTAAGATACGTGTTACGTTGAAGAAAGGTTTAGCAGGACGTCCAGAAAGGCAAAGAGCGACAGTTAGAGCATTGGGGCTCAGGAAACTCAATCATACTGTTGTCCATGAAGATACTCCTCAGGTGAGAGGAATGGTTGAAGCTGTTTCTCACCTAGTCGAGTGGGAAATGACTGAATAA
- a CDS encoding SSU ribosomal protein S8P (PFAM: Ribosomal protein S8~COGs: COG0096 Ribosomal protein S8~InterPro IPR000630~KEGG: aco:Amico_0641 ribosomal protein S8~PFAM: ribosomal protein S8~SPTR: Ribosomal protein S8) yields MYVTDPIADMLARIRNANMVYHESVDMPVSKVKLAIAKILKEEGYIKNYRVINDPKLPYGVLKLYLNYGPNKERVIQGLRRISKPGRRIYVKKDELPRVMSGLGTAIISTSQGMMTDSQARKLGLGGEVVCYIW; encoded by the coding sequence ATGTATGTAACTGATCCAATTGCGGACATGTTGGCAAGGATACGCAACGCTAATATGGTTTATCACGAATCAGTGGATATGCCTGTTAGCAAGGTTAAGTTGGCTATAGCCAAGATTCTTAAGGAGGAAGGCTATATTAAAAATTATCGGGTTATCAATGACCCCAAGCTTCCTTATGGTGTCCTTAAACTATACTTGAATTACGGACCCAATAAGGAGCGGGTAATTCAGGGTTTGAGGAGAATTAGTAAGCCTGGGAGACGTATATATGTGAAGAAAGACGAACTTCCCAGGGTCATGAGCGGCTTGGGCACTGCCATCATTTCAACTTCTCAGGGAATGATGACAGACAGCCAGGCCCGCAAGCTAGGCCTAGGCGGCGAAGTAGTATGTTACATATGGTAG
- a CDS encoding LSU ribosomal protein L15P (PFAM: Ribosomal protein L18e/L15~TIGRFAM: ribosomal protein L15, bacterial/organelle~COGs: COG0200 Ribosomal protein L15~InterPro IPR001196: IPR005749~KEGG: aco:Amico_0646 ribosomal protein L15~SPTR: 50S ribosomal protein L15;~TIGRFAM: ribosomal protein L15) → MELHELRPAPGSRKEGKRLGQGRGSGTGKTSGKGHKGQKARAGGGVRPGFEGGQMPLSRRIPKRGFNNARFAKVYQVVNVGALEERFESGAVIGAKELRECNLIKKVTKPYKILGEGEVTKAFTVKANAFSAEAIRKIEAAGGKTEVV, encoded by the coding sequence ATGGAATTGCATGAGCTACGTCCAGCACCAGGGAGTAGAAAAGAAGGCAAGCGCCTGGGGCAGGGAAGAGGAAGTGGTACCGGTAAGACCTCAGGCAAAGGTCACAAGGGGCAGAAGGCCAGAGCCGGTGGAGGAGTAAGACCAGGTTTTGAAGGTGGCCAGATGCCTCTCTCCAGGAGGATACCCAAGAGGGGATTCAACAATGCGAGGTTTGCCAAGGTTTATCAGGTGGTAAACGTTGGTGCTCTTGAGGAGAGGTTTGAGTCAGGAGCGGTCATAGGAGCCAAGGAGCTTCGTGAGTGCAACCTGATAAAGAAGGTTACAAAACCTTATAAAATACTAGGTGAGGGCGAGGTAACGAAGGCATTCACAGTTAAAGCGAATGCGTTCAGCGCTGAGGCTATAAGGAAGATAGAGGCCGCTGGCGGAAAGACAGAGGTGGTATAA
- a CDS encoding ribosomal protein S5 (PFAM: Ribosomal protein S5, C-terminal domain; Ribosomal protein S5, N-terminal domain~TIGRFAM: ribosomal protein S5, bacterial/organelle type~COGs: COG0098 Ribosomal protein S5~InterPro IPR013810: IPR005324: IPR005712~KEGG: tai:Taci_1167 ribosomal protein S5~PFAM: ribosomal protein S5 domain protein; Ribosomal protein S5~SPTR: Ribosomal protein S5;~TIGRFAM: ribosomal protein S5) — protein sequence MKGSTSVVSKGTELIERVVSISRVSKVVKGGKRFKFSVLVVVGDGESKVGVGIGKAREISEAVRKGIDKAKKNMVEVKKVGKTLPHEVVGNFGAARVLLKPASPGTGVIAGAVIRAIMELGGVGDVLTKVIGRTSNPVNVAYATMQAVQSLRLPEEVLKLRGKLNKKSEGA from the coding sequence ATGAAAGGCTCGACTTCTGTTGTTTCCAAGGGAACTGAGCTGATCGAAAGGGTTGTTTCGATCAGCAGGGTAAGTAAAGTTGTTAAAGGTGGAAAACGGTTTAAATTCAGCGTCTTGGTCGTAGTTGGCGATGGTGAGAGCAAAGTTGGAGTAGGCATCGGCAAGGCGAGAGAAATATCTGAGGCAGTCCGAAAGGGAATAGACAAGGCTAAAAAGAACATGGTGGAGGTAAAAAAGGTCGGTAAGACCTTGCCCCATGAAGTGGTGGGTAATTTTGGTGCTGCTAGAGTTTTGCTTAAGCCAGCATCACCTGGTACGGGAGTTATAGCAGGTGCGGTCATAAGGGCCATAATGGAATTGGGAGGCGTGGGAGACGTTCTCACGAAGGTGATAGGAAGAACCTCCAATCCCGTTAACGTGGCCTACGCGACAATGCAGGCGGTCCAATCATTGCGCCTACCAGAGGAAGTCTTGAAGCTTAGAGGTAAGCTTAACAAGAAGTCCGAAGGTGCATAG
- a CDS encoding ribosomal protein L6 (PFAM: Ribosomal protein L6~TIGRFAM: ribosomal protein L6, bacterial type~COGs: COG0097 Ribosomal protein L6P/L9E~InterPro IPR000702: IPR002358: IPR020040: IPR019906~KEGG: tai:Taci_1169 ribosomal protein L6~PFAM: Ribosomal protein L6, alpha-beta domain~SPTR: 50S ribosomal protein L6;~TIGRFAM: ribosomal protein L6), which produces MSRIGRKPITLPDGVTVNKEANKILVKGPKGQLSMDLVPGVDVQVEDGKVVVKRETDDKKMRAFHGMTRALLNNLVEGVSKGFEKQLEIVGIGWRAQMQGKNLILNVGYSHPVEYVAPEGIELATDGPAKIIVRGIDKQKVGQVAAEIRGVRPPEPYKGKGIRYVGEHIIRKAGKAGAK; this is translated from the coding sequence TTGTCTAGGATAGGAAGAAAACCCATAACCCTGCCTGATGGCGTCACTGTAAATAAAGAGGCAAACAAAATCCTAGTAAAAGGTCCCAAGGGGCAGCTTTCCATGGACCTTGTCCCTGGGGTTGACGTCCAGGTAGAAGATGGAAAAGTTGTTGTAAAGAGAGAGACGGATGATAAAAAGATGCGTGCCTTTCACGGTATGACCCGTGCATTGCTCAACAATCTGGTGGAGGGCGTTAGTAAGGGGTTTGAAAAGCAGCTTGAGATCGTAGGAATAGGCTGGAGAGCCCAAATGCAGGGGAAAAACCTTATCTTGAACGTAGGATACTCTCATCCGGTGGAGTATGTTGCGCCTGAAGGTATCGAGCTTGCGACCGATGGTCCAGCGAAGATAATTGTCCGTGGTATAGACAAGCAAAAGGTGGGCCAGGTGGCGGCAGAGATCAGAGGAGTCAGGCCGCCGGAGCCTTACAAGGGTAAGGGTATCCGCTATGTAGGCGAACACATCATACGCAAGGCCGGCAAGGCTGGAGCTAAATAG
- a CDS encoding SSU ribosomal protein S14P (PFAM: Ribosomal protein S14p/S29e~COGs: COG0199 Ribosomal protein S14~InterPro IPR018271: IPR001209~KEGG: aco:Amico_0640 ribosomal protein S14~PFAM: ribosomal protein S14~SPTR: Ribosomal protein S14): MSRKALEHKATLKPKFAVRAYNRCPLCGRVHSYMRKFNMCRCCFRKLAREGKIPGVVKASW; this comes from the coding sequence ATGTCCCGTAAAGCTCTAGAGCACAAAGCTACATTGAAGCCTAAATTCGCGGTGAGGGCATATAACAGGTGCCCGCTGTGTGGGAGAGTTCACTCCTATATGAGGAAATTCAACATGTGCCGCTGCTGTTTCAGGAAACTTGCCAGGGAAGGCAAGATTCCTGGTGTAGTGAAAGCCAGTTGGTAA
- a CDS encoding LSU ribosomal protein L5P (PFAM: ribosomal L5P family C-terminus; Ribosomal protein L5~COGs: COG0094 Ribosomal protein L5~InterPro IPR002132~KEGG: aco:Amico_0639 ribosomal protein L5~SPTR: 50S ribosomal protein L5) — MVPRLAEKYKKEITPRLQEKFGYKNVMEVPRIEKVVINVGVGEAKQDYKPMEAAVSELRTITGQQPLIKRAKKSVAGFKVREGMPVGCSVTLRGAKMWEFLDRMISLALPRIKDFRGVSPKAFDGRGNYNLGLKEQLIFPEIDYDKVSRVRGMNITIVTTAKTDEEALSLLKEIGMPFSD, encoded by the coding sequence ATGGTACCGCGTCTTGCGGAAAAATACAAAAAAGAGATAACGCCTCGCCTCCAAGAGAAGTTCGGGTACAAGAACGTAATGGAGGTCCCAAGGATAGAAAAAGTGGTAATAAACGTAGGCGTAGGCGAAGCGAAGCAGGATTATAAGCCTATGGAAGCTGCTGTATCTGAGCTGAGGACCATCACGGGGCAGCAACCTCTGATCAAGAGGGCTAAGAAGTCTGTTGCAGGTTTTAAGGTCAGGGAAGGCATGCCCGTGGGTTGTAGTGTGACACTCAGAGGTGCAAAAATGTGGGAATTCCTTGATAGGATGATCTCATTGGCTTTGCCCAGGATCAAAGACTTCAGGGGAGTATCCCCCAAAGCTTTCGACGGCAGGGGCAATTACAACCTTGGACTGAAGGAACAGCTTATTTTCCCAGAGATCGACTATGATAAGGTAAGCCGCGTTCGTGGAATGAATATTACGATAGTTACGACTGCAAAAACTGACGAGGAAGCCCTTTCTCTGTTGAAAGAGATAGGGATGCCCTTCAGTGATTAA